The Streptomyces sp. NBC_00459 DNA segment TCAGGCGCGGGTCCTTCGCGGTCTCGAACGAGGCCACGACCTGCTCGACCAGGGCCTGCTCACGCTGAGTCTGCTCGGCAGTCCGGTTCTGCTCACTCGTCGTCATCAGTCCTCCATGCCATCGGTCATCGTGCTCGGGTCCGTCCCCCGCCAGGCGAAACGCAGCAGGCGCTGGAGAGAGCCGGCCGTCACCGGACGCGGATTGCCGGCCGGTACCACGTCCAGGACCGCCTGCACCGCGTCGTCGACATCGGACTCCTTCAGCCCGTAGTCGCGCAGCGCCTTCGGCGCGTCCACGTCGTGCCGAAGGCGCTGGAGTCCTTCGATCGCCGAGCGCGCTCCGAACGCGGCCGCGATCCGCCGCTCGGCCTCCGGGGCGCGGGTTGCGTTGAAGGCCAGCACGTACGGCAGCACCACCGCGTGGGTCTGGGCGTGCGGCAGGTCGTACCTGCCGCCGAGGACGTGGCAGATCTTGTGGTGCAGCCCCGATCCCGCCGACGAGAACGCCACGGCCGACAGGTACGTCCCGTACAGCGTCCGCTCGCGGCCCGGAAGGCCGGCCGGGTCGGCCATCACCGCGGGCAGCCCGGTCGCCAACGCGTGGATCCCCTCCCCCGCCAGCGCCCGGTCGATCGGATCGACGCGAGGGCCCCACATCGCGTCGACGCAGTGCGCCAGCGCGTTCAGCCCCGAGGCGACACTCATCGGCACCGGCAAGGACACGGTCAGCGTCGCGTCGTACACCACCGAGCGGGGCAGGACTCGCGCGTCCACCCCCGTGGTCTTGCGGGCCCGCTCGGTCAGACCCCACACACTCGTGGCCTCCGAGCCCGCGTAGGTGGTGGGGACGGCCACTATGGGCAGGTCCGCGGTCAACGCGATCGCCTTCGCCAGTCCGGTGGTGGAGCCTCCACCGACACTGACCAGGCAGTCCACCTCGTGCACGGCCGCGGCGGCACGTGCCCGCTCGGCGACCTCCACGGGAACATGCATCACCACCTCACTCCACCGCAGCGCGACCGGAAGGCCTGCGGTGACCTGCTGCGCAAGATCTGCCTCCGCCTCCGCAGCGATCACCATCACCCGCGTGGCACCGAGCCGCTCCACCTCGGCCCGTAGCGTCGACGCCGCCTCGCCCGAGGCGAAACACACCCGCTGAGGCAGCGTCTCGTGCTCGAAACGCATCAACGACCTGTCTGCCGAGTCGGTGTCATGACCGCCGCGGTCCCGCGGCGTCACGGTCATGCCCATGCCCGGACTCCTTTCATCGGTGAGTGGGACCGGCGGCGACCTCCGCAGCCGACGACAGCGGCGTTTCCCTCGCGTCATCCCGTGAAGGTCCTCGCGGGCCCGGTGGTGAGA contains these protein-coding regions:
- a CDS encoding maleylacetate reductase gives rise to the protein MRFEHETLPQRVCFASGEAASTLRAEVERLGATRVMVIAAEAEADLAQQVTAGLPVALRWSEVVMHVPVEVAERARAAAAVHEVDCLVSVGGGSTTGLAKAIALTADLPIVAVPTTYAGSEATSVWGLTERARKTTGVDARVLPRSVVYDATLTVSLPVPMSVASGLNALAHCVDAMWGPRVDPIDRALAGEGIHALATGLPAVMADPAGLPGRERTLYGTYLSAVAFSSAGSGLHHKICHVLGGRYDLPHAQTHAVVLPYVLAFNATRAPEAERRIAAAFGARSAIEGLQRLRHDVDAPKALRDYGLKESDVDDAVQAVLDVVPAGNPRPVTAGSLQRLLRFAWRGTDPSTMTDGMED